One Microbacterium sp. W4I20 DNA window includes the following coding sequences:
- a CDS encoding VanZ family protein: MGSLLPPPRRFTRVWALVIGIPFLGSLALLTLTPARIENVMPNLLDLTLGVIHRLGWTGLDFHRFEIIANVLVFVPVGVLAFMLLPRRAWPLTLLVGPALSLAIEGAQRIALPHRAATVTDVLANSVGATAGVVLAVLCTLVFAPRRSSDPSPTLEAS; this comes from the coding sequence ATGGGCTCTCTGCTCCCTCCGCCGCGCCGCTTCACACGCGTCTGGGCACTCGTGATCGGCATCCCGTTCCTCGGATCCCTCGCCCTGCTCACCTTGACGCCGGCCCGCATCGAGAACGTGATGCCGAATCTGCTCGACCTCACGCTCGGCGTCATCCATCGGCTCGGCTGGACGGGTCTGGACTTCCATCGCTTCGAGATCATCGCGAACGTCCTGGTGTTCGTGCCGGTGGGCGTCCTCGCGTTCATGCTCCTGCCCCGTCGGGCCTGGCCGCTCACCCTGCTCGTCGGACCGGCCCTGTCCCTCGCGATCGAGGGGGCGCAGCGCATCGCCTTGCCGCACCGAGCAGCGACCGTGACCGACGTGCTCGCCAACTCCGTCGGCGCCACGGCCGGCGTGGTGCTGGCCGTTCTGTGCACGCTCGTCTTCGCACCGCGCCGCTCTTCGGATCCATCTCCTACGCTGGAGGCATCATGA